The bacterium region CGCGCCTGATCCCTCGGCCCATGGGTGGGTGCGGCTGCGGAAGCCGGGATGCAGGCGACACCGCGCCTGATCCCTCGGCCCGTGAGTGGGCAATGCTGCTGTAGACGTTATGCAGGTAGGTGAAGAGTGGCTGCTTGCAGCAGACGACGCCCTGCCGGGCGTCGCTGCTGAAGCCGGGATGCAGGCGACACCGCGCCTGATCCCTCGGCCCCAGAGCGGACCTTGCAGCTGAAGCAGGGATGCAGGCGACGCCGCGCCTGATCCCTCGGCCATGTGTGGAGCAGCGCCGCGAGGCCCGGGGCGGGCGGCGGACTGTGAAAAGGAGGCGCCATGCCGCGAAGCACCCTGGGCCGTTCCGCCCTGCGCCAGCGCCTGGCGGCCTTTCCCCTGGCCACGGAGGAGGAGCCCTTCGGGCCGGGGGTGTGGGTCTACAAAGTGTGCGGTCGCGTCTTCGCCCTGCTCACCCAGGAGGGCGAGCCGCCCCGCCTCAGCCTCAAGTGCGACCCGGCCCGCGCCCTGGAGCTGCGCGCCGCCTTCGCCACCGTCACGCCGGGCTACCATCTCAACAAGGAGCATTGGAACACCCTGGCGCTGGACGGCAGCCTGCCGCCGGCCCTGGTGGAGGACCTGGTCGACCATTCCTTCCAGCGCGTCGCCGCCGGCCTGCGCCGGGCCGAGCGGCAAGCCCTGGCCATTCACGGGAGCACGACATGAACATCATCAACGGGGAGCGTCGCGGGCAGTGGCTCGCCGCGCTGGTGCTGGGGCTGGCCCTGGTCGCCTCCTCCTGGATCTGGGGCCGCAGCTTCCTCGCCGCCCGCTCGGTGGGGGAGGGGCTTACCGTGAAGGGCTACGCCGAGCTGCCCGCCGTCTCCACCCTGGCGGTCTGGCGGGGCGGCATCCAGGCCCGTCACGCCGATCTGGGCGAAGCGGCGCGCCGGCTGGAGGAGCAGGGCCGGCGGGTGGAGGCCTGGCTGCAGGCGCAGGGCGTGGCGGCCGGGGAGTGGGAGTGGCTGCCCCTGACGAGTTGGACCATCTACCGCCAGGACATCCACGGCACGCCCACGGCGACGGTGGAGGCCTGGCAGCTGGAGCGCCCGCTCCGCCTGCAGTCCAGCCGCGTGGCCGAAGTGGCCGCCCTGGCGCGGCGGACGGAGGAGCTGCTGCGGGAGGGCGTGGCCTGGAACAGCCAGCCGCCCGAGTACTTCCTGGGCAGCCTGGAGGAGATGAAACTGGAGCTGCTGGGCAAGGCGGCGGCCGACGCCCGCCGCCGGGCCGAGATCCTGGCCGGGGGCGGCCGGCGCCTGGGCGGCCTCACGGCGGCGCGCCAGGGCATCCTCCAGGTGACCCCGCCCCACTCGGTGGAGGTGGCCGACTACGGCATGTACTCCACCGAGAGCATCGACAAAATGGTCAAGGCGGTGGTGACGGTCACCTTCGCCCTCAAGCCGTAGTGCCCTTGCCAGAGGTGACGCCATGACCGAGCGGGAGGCCATCGAGCAGAATCGCCGCATCTGGGACGCCGCCGTGGCGCCCCATGCCGCCAGCGCTTTCTACGACGTGGAGGGCTTCCTGGCCGGACGCGGCACGCTGGACGCCGACCTCATCGACGAGCTGGGCCCCTTGGACGGCCTCACCCTCGTCCACCTGCAGTGCCATTTCGGCCTGGACACGCTCAGCCTCGCCCGCCGGGGGGCGCGTGTCACGGGCGTGGACTTCAGTCCAGCCGCCGTGGCCAAGGCGCGGGAGATCGCGGCGCGGGCCGGGTTGGAGGCGCGCTTCGTGGAGGCCGAGCTGGGCCAGGTGCCGGAGCGTCTGCCCGAGACCTTCGACCTCGTCTTCACGGGCGGCGGCGCCCTCTGCTGGCTGCCCGACCTGGAGGCCTGGGGGCGGGTCGTGGCCGGGCTGCTCAAGCCGGGCGGCCGCCTGCTGCTGCGGGACTTCCATCCCGCCCTGGGCATGTTCGCCCCCGAGGAGCGCGCGGGCGGCTGGCTGCGGCTGGAGGCGCCCTACTTCCGCGCGGGCGGCCCCGCCGTCTGGACGGACGGCCTGGTCTACGCCTCGGAGCAGGGTCCGGTGGGCGAGACGGTGGAGTGGGCCCACGGCATCGGGGAGGTGGTGCAGGCCCTTCTCGACGCGGGCCTTGTGCTGGAGCGGCTGCGCGAATACCCCTACTGCAGCTACCGCAGCCATTCCTTTTTGGTGGAGCGCGAGGGACGCTGGGTCCATCCCTCCCATCCGGGCGGACTGCCCCTGATGATGCTTGTCCAGGCCCGCCGACCGGCCTGAGCCGCCGGATCCCGGCGACCACCCGGCGCCGCGCCCCAAGCGCAAGGAGGACACCCATGCCGACCTGGCTCTACCGACTGCGCCTGATCCGCCCCGCCCTGCTCACGGAGGGGGCCGCGCCGGAGGAGGAAGCGGCGATCGGACGCCATTTCACCTGGCTGCAAGGGCACTGCGCCGCCGGCCACGTCCTGCTGGCCGGCCGCACCACCGATCTGCACCCTGAGGGGATGGGGATCGTGCTCCTCCGCGCCGCGGACGAAGCGGCCGCCCACGCCTTCGCCCAGGCCGACCCTGCCGTCGTGGCCGGCGTGATGTCCGTCCACTGTTTCCCCTTCCGGGTGGCCCTGGCCAACGGGCCGGCCTTGGCGGAGGCCGGTCGTGGCTGAGCGGATTCCCCCGCCACCCTTGCCCCCCTTCGGCGAGGAGGAGCGTGCCGCCGAGGCGCGGCGCCTGGCCGCCTGCCTGGCGCGCCGGCGCTCCCTGCGCCACTTCTCGGACCGGGCCGTGCCCCGCGCCGTGATCGAAGAGGCCCTGCGCGCGGCGGGCAGCGCGCCCTCCGGCGCCAACCAGCAGCCCTGGCATTTCGTCGCGGTGGCGGATCCGGAGCTCAAGCGGGCCATCCGCCGGGCGGCCGAGGAGGAAGAGCGGCGCTTCTATGGCGGCGCGGCGCCCGGGGAATGGCTGGAGGCCCTCGCCCCCCTCGGTACCGACGAGCACAAGCCTTTCCTCGAGGAGGCGCCCTGGCTCATCGCCGTCTTCGAGCAGCGCTGGTCCGAGCAGGCGGACGGCCGGCGGGTTAAACACTACTACGCCACCGAATCGGTCGGGATCGCCTGCGGCCTGCTCATCAGCGTCCTGCATCAGTGCGGGCTGGCCACCCTCACGCACACGCCGGCGCCCATGGCCTTCCTGCGCCGCCTGCTGGACCGGCCCGCCAGCGAGCGCCCCTTCCTGCTGCTGGTGGTGGGCCATGCGGCCGAGGGCGCCACGGTGCCGGACATCCAGCGTCGCGGCCTGGCCGAGATCTCCACCTTCCGTTGAACAGGGAGCCGCCCATGACCGCCGCCCCGTCCCTTCCTTCTTGTGGTCCGCGAGCGTGGCGCCTCCTCGCCCTCCTCGTGCTGCTGTTTCACCCGGGCAAGGCGGGCTGGGGCGCGGAGAGGCCTCCGGCGGGCGGGCCAGGGGACCTGACCGTGATGAGCTACAACCTGCGCCACGCCGGCGGCGACACGGGCGGACTCGCCTGGGAGGCGCGCCGCGCGGCGGTGGCCGATCGGATCCGCGCCGCCGGAGCGGATCTGGTGGCGACCCAGGAGTGCCTGGCCGTCCAGGCCGATGATCTGCGCCGCCTGCTGCCCGACTACGAGCTGGCGGGCGCCGGCCGGGACGACGGCGACCGCCAGGGCGAGATGTGCGCGCTGCTGTGGCGGCGGGCGGACTTCGTCAAGCTCGAGGAAGGGCACCGCTGGCACGGGGACGATCCCCTTCTCCCCGGACGCCTGGACGCCGACGCGGCCTGCGTGCGCCTGTTCAGCTGGGTCCTGCTGGCGGATCGGGAGCGGCCGGAGCGGCGCCTTCTCCTCGTCAACACCCACCTGGACCATGTGGGGGCGGTGGCGCGGGAGCGCGCGGCCGCGCGGCTGCAGGCCTGGCTGGCGGCCCGGGATCCCCGCGTCCCGCTTGTGCTGGCCGGGGACTTCAACGAGGCGGCGGGCCCTGCCTCGGCGCCCTGGCGGATCCTGACCGATCCGGCGGCGGCGCGGCCGCTGCGCGACATCCACCGCGACCTGCATCCCGCCGCCAGCCCGGCCCAGGAGGCCACCTTCAACGGTTTCCGGACGGAGGATGCCCCCGGCCGCATCGACTGGATCCTCGCCTCGCCCGAGCTGCGGCCCGCGGCGTGCTGGATCGATCGCGCCCGGCCGGAGGGGCGGCCGCCCAGCGACCACTACCCGGTGGTGGCGCGGCTGCTCTGGCCGGACCCATCGTCCGGGGCGCGGGAGGTGGCGCCATGAGCGGGGCCCTGTCCACCGGCGGGGCGCCGCCCACCGACCCGGTGGGCTGGTCCGCCTGGCTGAAGGAGGCGGCCCGGGCCGAAGGGGCGGCCCTGGCCGGCATCGCCGATCCCTGCCGGCCCGTCCGGCATGCCTCCCTTGTCCAAGCATGGACGACGCGCGGCCTGCACGGTCCCATGGCCTGGTGGCCGCGCGGCGACGCCACCCGCCTTGATCCGCGGCAGCTGCTGCCCTCCGCCCGCAGCCTGCTCATGGTGGCCCTGCCCTACGACGGCCGGGTCGCCCTGCCCGCGCCGCCCCGGCGGCGCATCAGCCGCTACGCCCTGGGCCGGGACTACCACAAGGTCCTCAAGCGCCTGCTGCGGGGCGTCGTGCAGCGGCTGGAGGAGGCGCGTGGCCCCGTCGCCTGGCGGGCCTGCGTGGACACGGCGCCCCTGCTCGAGCGGTACTGGGGCTGGCAGGCGGGCTTGGGCTGGATCGGGAAGAACTGCCTGCTCATCCATCCCCGGCTGGGTTCCTGGTTTTTTCTGGGCGGCCTGCTGCTGGACCTGGAGCTGGAGCCCGACGCGCCCCACCCCGAGCGCTGCGGCCGCTGCACGGCCTGCCTGGCGGCCTGTCCGACCGCCGCCTTCGTGAAGCCCGGATGCCTGGACGCCGGGCGCTGCATCAGCGCCCAGACCATCGAGAACCGGCGCGACCGGCTGCCCCCCGGCTTCGATCCCATGCCCGGCTCCTGGCTCTTCGGCTGCGACGAGTGCCAGAGCTGCTGTCCCTGGAACCGGCGGGCCGGCCGCGGCACCGCCGCCCTGGCCCCCGATCCCGCCCTGCTGGCCCGGCTTGAGGCGGGGGCTTGGCCGGATGACGACACAAGCTGGGAGGCCATCACGCGGGGCAAGGCCCTGCGCCGCATGACGCCCGCCATGTACCGGCGCAACCTGGCGGCCAGCGCCCCATCCTCGCCCGGATCCCCGACCATAGGCGGAGACGGCCGGTGATCCGGCCCGGCCTTCCCATGTCGGCCTGGGCCCCGGCCGGTCGGAGCGGCCCTTGAACCTTACCTTCCCGCCCATGATGCGCCCTCTCCCACCTGCGCGCTGGGCCGTGCTCCTCCTCCTGCTGCTGGCCGGGGCAGGACGGGC contains the following coding sequences:
- a CDS encoding MmcQ/YjbR family DNA-binding protein is translated as MPRSTLGRSALRQRLAAFPLATEEEPFGPGVWVYKVCGRVFALLTQEGEPPRLSLKCDPARALELRAAFATVTPGYHLNKEHWNTLALDGSLPPALVEDLVDHSFQRVAAGLRRAERQALAIHGSTT
- a CDS encoding SIMPL domain-containing protein, producing MNIINGERRGQWLAALVLGLALVASSWIWGRSFLAARSVGEGLTVKGYAELPAVSTLAVWRGGIQARHADLGEAARRLEEQGRRVEAWLQAQGVAAGEWEWLPLTSWTIYRQDIHGTPTATVEAWQLERPLRLQSSRVAEVAALARRTEELLREGVAWNSQPPEYFLGSLEEMKLELLGKAAADARRRAEILAGGGRRLGGLTAARQGILQVTPPHSVEVADYGMYSTESIDKMVKAVVTVTFALKP
- a CDS encoding class I SAM-dependent methyltransferase codes for the protein MTEREAIEQNRRIWDAAVAPHAASAFYDVEGFLAGRGTLDADLIDELGPLDGLTLVHLQCHFGLDTLSLARRGARVTGVDFSPAAVAKAREIAARAGLEARFVEAELGQVPERLPETFDLVFTGGGALCWLPDLEAWGRVVAGLLKPGGRLLLRDFHPALGMFAPEERAGGWLRLEAPYFRAGGPAVWTDGLVYASEQGPVGETVEWAHGIGEVVQALLDAGLVLERLREYPYCSYRSHSFLVEREGRWVHPSHPGGLPLMMLVQARRPA
- a CDS encoding YciI family protein; the encoded protein is MPTWLYRLRLIRPALLTEGAAPEEEAAIGRHFTWLQGHCAAGHVLLAGRTTDLHPEGMGIVLLRAADEAAAHAFAQADPAVVAGVMSVHCFPFRVALANGPALAEAGRG
- a CDS encoding nitroreductase family protein, with the translated sequence MAERIPPPPLPPFGEEERAAEARRLAACLARRRSLRHFSDRAVPRAVIEEALRAAGSAPSGANQQPWHFVAVADPELKRAIRRAAEEEERRFYGGAAPGEWLEALAPLGTDEHKPFLEEAPWLIAVFEQRWSEQADGRRVKHYYATESVGIACGLLISVLHQCGLATLTHTPAPMAFLRRLLDRPASERPFLLLVVGHAAEGATVPDIQRRGLAEISTFR
- a CDS encoding endonuclease/exonuclease/phosphatase family protein gives rise to the protein MTAAPSLPSCGPRAWRLLALLVLLFHPGKAGWGAERPPAGGPGDLTVMSYNLRHAGGDTGGLAWEARRAAVADRIRAAGADLVATQECLAVQADDLRRLLPDYELAGAGRDDGDRQGEMCALLWRRADFVKLEEGHRWHGDDPLLPGRLDADAACVRLFSWVLLADRERPERRLLLVNTHLDHVGAVARERAAARLQAWLAARDPRVPLVLAGDFNEAAGPASAPWRILTDPAAARPLRDIHRDLHPAASPAQEATFNGFRTEDAPGRIDWILASPELRPAACWIDRARPEGRPPSDHYPVVARLLWPDPSSGAREVAP
- the queG gene encoding tRNA epoxyqueuosine(34) reductase QueG encodes the protein MSGALSTGGAPPTDPVGWSAWLKEAARAEGAALAGIADPCRPVRHASLVQAWTTRGLHGPMAWWPRGDATRLDPRQLLPSARSLLMVALPYDGRVALPAPPRRRISRYALGRDYHKVLKRLLRGVVQRLEEARGPVAWRACVDTAPLLERYWGWQAGLGWIGKNCLLIHPRLGSWFFLGGLLLDLELEPDAPHPERCGRCTACLAACPTAAFVKPGCLDAGRCISAQTIENRRDRLPPGFDPMPGSWLFGCDECQSCCPWNRRAGRGTAALAPDPALLARLEAGAWPDDDTSWEAITRGKALRRMTPAMYRRNLAASAPSSPGSPTIGGDGR